The genomic DNA GACCGGATCCTTGTGCGGCACGAGCTGCGCCACCTGAACGACGAGGGGGGCGTTCTGCTTCACGCCTAACGCGAGCAGCGCGTCCGATGACGCGGGAGTAATCCGCCGATGCACATCGGTGCCGTCGGGGACGATGGCGATCTTCGATGGCTCGATTCCGTCCGCGGCGAGAATATCGGCCACGGCCCGCGAGATGGCGATCACGGCGGCCGCGCGGCCGTACTTCCATTGCGTCCCGAGGTTGCGGCGCAAATGAAAATCGACTCGTCGAGCCGCCACGAGCGGGACACCAGATCCTACGTTCGCGACGGCGGCAAGGCCCAGCGCGTGCGCGGTGTGCGCGTGTATGAGCTCGATGCGACGATTTCTGATGATCCGGCGGAGACGCAGTGCCGCGCGTGGATCGGCCTCGAGGCGCGGATTGCACGAGACGACCTCGAGGCCTGCCTCGCTCGCACGTTGCGCCAATGGCTCGCCTGGTCGCGCGGCAACGATGGACAGATGGCCACGCCGCCCCAGCTCCGCTGCAAGCCAGAGTGCCTGACGCTCGCCGCCGCGCCAACCGCGCTCCGTGTCGATGTGAAGAATGCGCATCAGAGTGTGATCGCAGGCTGCGAGCGGGGAATGGCTGAAGTTAGCTTTGTCGTCGCATGTCCGTCGACCGCATACTCATCGTCAGTCTCGACAACCTTGGCGACACGGTGTTCGCGTCCGCGCTCGCGCCACCACTGCGTGAGCGCTTTCCGCAGGCAACACTCGATATCTGGTGCAAAGACTATGCAGCCGACGTCGCCCGGCTCGTTCCAGGAGTATCCGACGTGATCGCATCCGATCCGTTTTGGGACCGAGCCCCAGGCCGAAGCAAGGGGTCGAAGGCATCGTTCTTTCGAGCGATGAAACGCGTGCGCGCCAAACGCTACGATGTCGCCGTGCTCGCCGCCGCACCGTGGCGAACGGCGGCCGCGGTGGCGGCAACGAGAATTCCAACGCGCATTGGTCTGCGTCGCCGAAAGAATCGCGCGTTCCTCACCGAAGCGCTGCCTGACGAGAATCCACGCGAGCCGGTGATGTCCGAGCTCGCGCGTCTTCTCGAGCCACTTGGCATCAGAGCTGGCCCGCTTCGCTACCGACTCGACGCGTCGTCGTTGAGCCCACGACGCGCTCGTCTTGCCGCGAAGATCGCGTCGCCCTACGCCGCTCTGCACCCATTTGCCAGCAAGGAGAATCGGTGCGTCGCCGTCCCGGTGTGGATCGAGCTCGCGCGACAACTTGGCGCGCGCGGATCGAACGTTCTCTGGGTCGGCAGTGCGAGCGAGCTCGAGGCGTTTCGCGCCACGGCCAACGATCCGACGTGGCGATACGTCGATCGCGACAGCGATGGTTCGCTCGCCGACACTGCGGCCGCCGTCGCGGGCGCTGCGCTTTTCGTCGGACATGATTCGGGGCCACTTCATATCGCCGGCGCGTTTGGCGTGCCCGTGGTCGGCATCTTCGCTCCTGGTGAGCCGCTGCGCACCTTCCCGCAAGGCATCGGACCCTCACGCATGTTGGCTCGTCCGTCGCCGGTCGGGATTGCCGCCGAGGACATCCTCCGCGAAGTCGACGCGCTGCGATGAAGGTCGTGAATCTGGATCGCATCTGCATCGTGATGATGAGCGCCGTCGGCGACGCGGTGCACGTGCTTCCCGTGCTTCACGCGCTCCACCGACACTCTCCAGAGACACGCGTCACCTGGGTGTTGCAACCCGGACCGGCGACACTCGTCCGCGGGCATGAGCACGTCGATGAGATTATCCTCTTTGATCGCTCGAAGGGCTGGCGCGCGTTCACCGATGTCCGACGTGAGCTCTCGACGCGGCAGTTCGATGTCGTCCTCGATTTCCAGGTGTACTTCAAGGCCGGGATGGTCACATCCTTCACGAATGCTCCCGTGAAGCTCGGCTTCGATCGCGCGCGTGCGCGTGACCTCAATTGGCTGTTCACATCCGATCGCATTCCGCCGCACGCGCCGCAGCACGTCCAGGACCAGTACCTCGAATTCCTCACCGCGCTGGGAATACCTAACGAGAACGTCGCCTGGGAGCTCGGGCCGTGGCCTGGCGAGCGTCAGTGGCAACGGGAGTTCTTCGCACCGCTCGATCGGCCAGCCGCGGCGATCGTCGTTGCGACGAGCAAGCCGCAGAAAGACTGGCTGCCCGAGCGTTGGGCGGGAGTCGCCGACGCCCTGTACCATGAGTTTGGGCTCCAGCCGGTGCTCGTGGGCGGCCGCACGGAGCGCGAATTGGCGGCCGAGCGCGTGATCATGGAACACGCGCGACAAAAGCCGGTCTCCGCGCTCGGAAGCGGGCTTCGGAACCTGGTCGGCATACTCGACGGCTCGGCGCTCGTCCTCGCTCCAGACACCGGGCCACTGCACATGGCCGTGGCGCTCGACCGGCCGGTGATCAGCTTGATGGGTTACACAAATCCAAAGCGAACCGGCCCATATCGACGTTTCCATGATCTCATCATCGACGCGTACGGCGAGCCTGGCGAAAACTACCCGATCTCGATGGAGAATCGCGAGGATCGGATGCCGCGCATCTCGGTGCGCGACGTTCTCGAGCGCGTCGAGCGCTGGCGGACTCGTTATGCCGTCCCGTCCCGATGACCCGCGCGCAACGGCCCAAACTCGTAAACGAGCCCCAACGACTCGAGCAGCCGGGCGAGCCGATTCAGCGGCAGTCCCATCACCGCGAAATAATCGCCGTCGACACGCTCGACGATGGTCGCACCGTACCCCTGGATACCGTAGGCCCCTGCTTTGTCCATCGGCTCGCGCGTCGCGATGTAGGCCGCGATGTCCTGATCGGAGAGCGTCCGAAAGGTCACGGCCACTTCCTCGACGTCGGAGAGCATCCGACCGTTCCAGCTCGCCGCGACGGCCGTGATCACGATGTGTGAGCGCCCGCTCAACCGTCGCAGCATGCGAGCCGCCTCGCCGTCATCTCGTGGCTTGCCAAGGACGTCGTCATCGACGACGACAATGGTGTCGCTACCAATGGTCACCGCGCCGGGCGCGGTGATCGCCGCTGCTTTGCCGCGCGCCAGGCGCTCGGCGTGCTCACGCGGCACCTCGCCGGCGAGATATCGCTCGTCGATGTTCGCGGGCCGCACCTCATGCGGTATGCCGATCAGCGTCAGCAGGTCGCGTCGCCGCGGCGACTGCGAGGCAAGAACGACGGGAACCAGATCGCCGTTAGGCGACGACCGGCGCTTTATCATCGCTCGAGCCAGAGAGTGACCGGACCGTCGTTCACCA from Gemmatimonadaceae bacterium includes the following:
- a CDS encoding glycosyltransferase family 4 protein, whose protein sequence is MRILHIDTERGWRGGERQALWLAAELGRRGHLSIVAARPGEPLAQRASEAGLEVVSCNPRLEADPRAALRLRRIIRNRRIELIHAHTAHALGLAAVANVGSGVPLVAARRVDFHLRRNLGTQWKYGRAAAVIAISRAVADILAADGIEPSKIAIVPDGTDVHRRITPASSDALLALGVKQNAPLVVQVAQLVPHKDPVNFVRAIAAGRERVPTIQALLVGEGELRMSVENTIRALGLTGVLHVAGYRSDADGLLAAADVAVLSSREEGLGSVLLDALLLGKPIAATRAGGIPDVVEHDVTGLLAPVSDARALGENIAKLLIDRSLAQRLGAAARARAAEFSVERMAARTLAVYDRVITRAPLDGRDETKRLTEAATRTSSASSIRAP
- a CDS encoding glycosyltransferase family 9 protein, with translation MSVDRILIVSLDNLGDTVFASALAPPLRERFPQATLDIWCKDYAADVARLVPGVSDVIASDPFWDRAPGRSKGSKASFFRAMKRVRAKRYDVAVLAAAPWRTAAAVAATRIPTRIGLRRRKNRAFLTEALPDENPREPVMSELARLLEPLGIRAGPLRYRLDASSLSPRRARLAAKIASPYAALHPFASKENRCVAVPVWIELARQLGARGSNVLWVGSASELEAFRATANDPTWRYVDRDSDGSLADTAAAVAGAALFVGHDSGPLHIAGAFGVPVVGIFAPGEPLRTFPQGIGPSRMLARPSPVGIAAEDILREVDALR
- a CDS encoding glycosyltransferase family 9 protein; its protein translation is MKVVNLDRICIVMMSAVGDAVHVLPVLHALHRHSPETRVTWVLQPGPATLVRGHEHVDEIILFDRSKGWRAFTDVRRELSTRQFDVVLDFQVYFKAGMVTSFTNAPVKLGFDRARARDLNWLFTSDRIPPHAPQHVQDQYLEFLTALGIPNENVAWELGPWPGERQWQREFFAPLDRPAAAIVVATSKPQKDWLPERWAGVADALYHEFGLQPVLVGGRTERELAAERVIMEHARQKPVSALGSGLRNLVGILDGSALVLAPDTGPLHMAVALDRPVISLMGYTNPKRTGPYRRFHDLIIDAYGEPGENYPISMENREDRMPRISVRDVLERVERWRTRYAVPSR
- a CDS encoding Maf family protein, with the protein product MIKRRSSPNGDLVPVVLASQSPRRRDLLTLIGIPHEVRPANIDERYLAGEVPREHAERLARGKAAAITAPGAVTIGSDTIVVVDDDVLGKPRDDGEAARMLRRLSGRSHIVITAVAASWNGRMLSDVEEVAVTFRTLSDQDIAAYIATREPMDKAGAYGIQGYGATIVERVDGDYFAVMGLPLNRLARLLESLGLVYEFGPLRAGHRDGTA